Proteins encoded in a region of the Variovorax sp. PAMC 28711 genome:
- a CDS encoding GbsR/MarR family transcriptional regulator: MPNLSELPPLNRQFVAHFGEMGSKWGINRTVGQMYALIFISERALNADEIAEQLQFSRSNVSMGLKELQAWRLVRLRHQAGDRREYFEAPSDVWEIFRVLAEERRRREIEPTLSMLRNALLEKPGSQAERHAQERMREMHELIDRLMKWFDDVQRLSPETAMKLMGMGATVTKVLGLKDRLTGAGKDRKKADGAE, translated from the coding sequence ATGCCGAATCTTTCCGAACTCCCTCCCCTCAATCGCCAGTTCGTCGCCCACTTCGGCGAGATGGGCAGCAAGTGGGGCATCAACCGCACGGTCGGGCAGATGTACGCGCTGATCTTCATTTCGGAGCGCGCGCTCAACGCCGACGAAATCGCCGAGCAGCTGCAGTTCTCGCGCTCCAACGTGAGCATGGGCTTGAAGGAACTGCAGGCCTGGCGCCTCGTGCGCCTCCGGCATCAGGCCGGCGACCGGCGCGAGTATTTCGAGGCACCGTCCGATGTGTGGGAGATCTTCCGGGTACTGGCCGAAGAACGGCGTCGCCGCGAGATCGAACCGACGCTCTCGATGCTGCGCAACGCCCTGCTCGAAAAACCCGGCAGTCAGGCCGAACGCCACGCGCAGGAGCGCATGCGCGAGATGCACGAACTGATCGACCGCCTGATGAAGTGGTTCGACGACGTGCAGCGCCTGTCGCCCGAGACCGCCATGAAGCTGATGGGCATGGGCGCCACCGTCACCAAGGTGCTCGGGCTGAAGGACCGGTTGACGGGTGCGGGCAAGGACAGGAAGAAGGCCGATGGGGCCGAGTGA
- a CDS encoding NADPH-dependent F420 reductase — protein MTYSIIGSGNVGSALARQFARSGIAVGVANTRGPDTLETLEKELAGYVTALTLQDAVKADVVILAVPFSAHVDVARAAGQWTDKIVVDAMNTYGVPPEALKGQPSTVVVASAFAGARVVKTFNQLPARLLATNPVEHGGRRVMFLAGDDAQATAAISKLVGDLGFAPIVLGTLAEAGTLMDKGGALVLQNLIKQG, from the coding sequence ATGACTTACTCCATCATCGGCTCGGGCAACGTCGGCTCGGCGCTCGCCCGTCAGTTCGCGCGCAGCGGCATCGCTGTCGGCGTCGCCAACACGCGTGGACCCGACACCCTCGAAACCCTCGAAAAGGAACTCGCTGGCTACGTCACGGCATTGACATTGCAGGACGCGGTCAAGGCAGACGTGGTCATTCTCGCGGTGCCGTTCAGCGCACACGTCGATGTCGCACGCGCGGCAGGGCAGTGGACCGACAAGATCGTGGTCGACGCCATGAACACCTACGGCGTTCCGCCGGAAGCACTCAAAGGTCAGCCGTCCACGGTCGTGGTGGCGTCCGCCTTCGCTGGTGCACGCGTGGTCAAGACGTTCAATCAACTCCCGGCCAGGCTGCTGGCAACGAATCCGGTCGAGCACGGCGGACGGCGGGTCATGTTCCTGGCCGGCGACGATGCGCAGGCCACCGCCGCCATCTCGAAGCTGGTCGGCGACCTGGGCTTCGCGCCGATCGTCCTCGGGACACTCGCGGAAGCCGGCACGTTGATGGACAAGGGTGGGGCGCTGGTTCTGCAGAACCTCATCAAGCAGGGCTAA
- the cydB gene encoding cytochrome d ubiquinol oxidase subunit II, whose amino-acid sequence MVLHQLLDYDTLRLIWWVLIGVLLVGYAVTDGFDLGSGILLPFAARNDVERRVVINSVGPVWEGNQVWLILGGGAIFAAWPQLYAVSFSGFYLAMFVILTALILRPVAFKFRSKREEPSWRARWDWVLFFSGLVPALIFGVAIGNVLQGVPFRFDADMHIFYDGSFFGLLNPFALLCGLVSVAMLVMHGAAWLVLKTAGPVAERARTFGMVAAVLTIALYALAGVLLASFIGGYRISSVVDAIGPSNPMLKTAELHAGAWMVNYAAHPWTMAAPACGFIGALGALAGLAARRGGLALVAAALGIAGIILSVGASMFPFILPSSIDPRASLTVWDSSSSHLTLFIMLVVTAFFIPIILAYTTWVYHVLWGKVDEQAIRDETSHAY is encoded by the coding sequence ATGGTCCTGCATCAACTTCTCGACTACGACACCCTGCGCCTGATCTGGTGGGTGCTCATCGGCGTGCTGCTGGTGGGCTACGCCGTCACCGACGGCTTCGATCTCGGCAGCGGCATCCTGCTGCCGTTCGCGGCCCGCAACGACGTGGAGCGCCGCGTCGTCATCAACAGCGTGGGCCCGGTGTGGGAGGGCAACCAGGTGTGGCTCATCCTCGGCGGTGGTGCCATCTTCGCGGCCTGGCCGCAGCTCTACGCGGTGTCGTTCTCTGGCTTCTATCTCGCGATGTTCGTGATCCTCACCGCGCTGATCCTGCGGCCCGTCGCGTTCAAGTTCCGCAGCAAACGCGAAGAGCCTTCATGGCGCGCGCGCTGGGATTGGGTGCTGTTCTTCAGCGGACTGGTGCCGGCATTGATCTTCGGGGTGGCCATCGGCAACGTGCTGCAGGGCGTGCCGTTTCGCTTCGATGCGGACATGCACATCTTCTACGACGGCAGCTTCTTCGGCTTGCTCAACCCGTTCGCGCTGCTGTGCGGGCTGGTGTCGGTCGCGATGCTCGTGATGCACGGCGCCGCGTGGCTGGTGCTCAAGACGGCCGGGCCGGTGGCGGAGCGCGCACGTACCTTCGGCATGGTGGCCGCGGTGCTCACGATCGCGCTCTACGCGCTGGCCGGCGTGTTGCTGGCGTCGTTCATCGGCGGGTACCGCATCAGCAGCGTGGTCGATGCGATCGGACCTTCGAACCCGATGCTCAAAACCGCAGAGCTGCACGCCGGTGCCTGGATGGTCAACTACGCAGCGCATCCGTGGACGATGGCTGCGCCCGCGTGTGGATTCATCGGCGCGCTGGGTGCGCTGGCCGGGCTCGCGGCGCGGCGCGGTGGCCTCGCGCTGGTCGCCGCGGCACTCGGCATCGCCGGCATCATCCTGAGCGTGGGTGCGTCGATGTTCCCGTTCATCCTGCCGTCGTCGATCGACCCGCGCGCCAGCCTCACCGTGTGGGATTCGTCGTCGAGCCACCTCACGCTGTTCATCATGCTGGTGGTCACGGCCTTCTTCATCCCGATCATCCTGGCGTACACGACGTGGGTCTATCACGTGCTGTGGGGCAAGGTCGACGAACAAGCGATTCGCGACGAGACCTCGCACGCCTACTGA
- a CDS encoding cytochrome ubiquinol oxidase subunit I, producing MDLDIVALSRLQFAITALYHFLFVPLTLGLSILLAIMETVYVMTGRVIWRDMTKFWGVLFGINFAMGVATGVVMEFQFGMNWSYYSHYVGDIFGAPLAIEGLMAFFLEATFVGLFFFGWDKLSKVGHLVTTWAVAIGSNFSALWILIANGWMQNPVGSAFNPQTMRMEVTDFFAVLTNPVAQAKFVHTVSAGYVCAAVFVLGVSAWYLLKGRHVELAKRSMTVAASFGLAATLSVAVLGDESGYLSSEHQKMKLAAIEGMWETKPAPAAFTVVGFPDQAARETHYAIHIPAIMGLIGTRSLDTVIPGIDELVKRAEVRIRLGIQAYDALQQIRAAGSTQTVTQGVRDSFENNGPDLGYALLLKRYVDDPRQATDEQIAKAAWDTVPQVAPLFWLFRVMVGIGMILILLTGIFFVLSARRRLDRHRWLLKAAVWAIPLPWIAIEAGWLVAEFGRQPWVIEGVLPTAVAVSDLGVTTLLITLAGFIAIYTVLFVIEMKLLLKVIRKGPELEHSPEVGATSPRRVPAAHLPLAATE from the coding sequence ATGGACCTGGACATCGTCGCGCTCTCCCGATTGCAGTTCGCGATCACAGCGCTCTATCACTTCCTGTTCGTGCCGCTCACGCTCGGACTGTCGATCCTGCTCGCCATCATGGAGACCGTCTACGTGATGACGGGCCGCGTGATCTGGCGCGACATGACCAAGTTCTGGGGCGTGCTCTTCGGCATCAACTTCGCGATGGGCGTCGCGACCGGCGTGGTGATGGAGTTCCAGTTCGGCATGAACTGGAGTTATTACAGCCACTACGTCGGCGACATCTTCGGCGCGCCGCTGGCGATCGAAGGGCTCATGGCCTTCTTCCTCGAAGCCACGTTCGTCGGGCTGTTCTTCTTCGGCTGGGACAAGCTCTCGAAGGTCGGTCACCTCGTCACGACCTGGGCGGTGGCGATCGGCTCGAACTTCTCGGCGCTGTGGATTTTGATCGCCAACGGCTGGATGCAGAACCCGGTGGGCTCGGCCTTCAATCCGCAGACGATGCGCATGGAGGTCACCGACTTCTTCGCAGTGCTCACCAACCCGGTGGCGCAGGCCAAGTTCGTCCACACCGTGTCGGCGGGCTATGTGTGCGCGGCGGTGTTCGTGCTCGGCGTGTCGGCCTGGTATCTGCTGAAGGGCCGCCATGTCGAACTGGCCAAGCGCTCGATGACGGTGGCGGCCTCGTTCGGACTTGCAGCGACGCTGTCGGTCGCGGTGCTCGGCGACGAGAGCGGTTATCTCTCGAGCGAGCACCAGAAGATGAAGCTCGCGGCCATCGAAGGCATGTGGGAGACCAAGCCGGCGCCCGCCGCGTTCACCGTGGTCGGCTTTCCCGACCAGGCCGCGCGCGAGACGCACTACGCGATCCACATCCCCGCGATCATGGGCCTCATCGGCACGCGCTCGCTCGACACCGTGATCCCCGGCATCGACGAACTCGTGAAGCGCGCCGAGGTGCGGATTCGCCTGGGCATCCAGGCCTATGACGCGCTGCAGCAGATCCGCGCTGCGGGCAGCACGCAGACCGTGACGCAGGGCGTGCGCGACAGCTTCGAGAACAACGGGCCCGACCTCGGCTATGCGTTGCTGCTCAAGCGCTACGTCGACGATCCGCGCCAGGCGACCGATGAACAAATTGCCAAGGCGGCGTGGGACACGGTGCCGCAGGTGGCGCCACTCTTCTGGCTGTTTCGCGTGATGGTCGGTATCGGCATGATTCTGATCCTGCTCACCGGCATCTTCTTCGTGCTGTCGGCGCGGCGCCGGCTCGACCGCCACCGCTGGCTGCTGAAGGCCGCCGTGTGGGCGATCCCGTTGCCGTGGATTGCCATCGAGGCCGGCTGGCTGGTGGCCGAGTTCGGCCGGCAGCCCTGGGTCATCGAAGGCGTGCTGCCGACGGCGGTGGCCGTGTCGGACCTCGGCGTGACGACGCTGCTCATCACGCTGGCCGGCTTCATCGCGATCTACACGGTGTTGTTCGTGATCGAGATGAAGCTGCTGCTCAAGGTGATCCGGAAGGGACCGGAACTGGAGCATTCACCCGAGGTCGGCGCGACCTCTCCACGACGTGTGCCCGCGGCACATCTCCCCCTCGCCGCAACGGAGTGA
- a CDS encoding Bug family tripartite tricarboxylate transporter substrate binding protein, which translates to MTIPLLPRSPALRRRQIVLGGLAAVAAPWVRAQGDAPIRLVVPFTPGTGIDMIARQIGPGLTSRLNRPVFVDNKPGASGNIGTQEVARATPDGSTLLVSVNTLVMNAALYPGLPFNPMTDLAPVSLTSWGQLILVASLKSKIDSLQGLIARAKKEPGALNYGSPGAGTPHHLAMELLKNRAHVSLTHISYRGTAPAVTDMLGGQIDVMFLPIHVALQQVKAGKLKALAISSDKANPLLPDVPPLSTLNVGNLNVDMWYGVLAPAGTPKPVIDRLNKALDEILKDPAIKTAFEVQGMTPAHDTPDEFGRLMAADAKRWAELIKAQGITAQ; encoded by the coding sequence ATGACCATCCCTCTTCTTCCTCGTTCCCCCGCCTTGCGACGACGCCAGATCGTGCTCGGCGGCCTGGCCGCCGTGGCCGCACCGTGGGTACGCGCGCAGGGCGACGCGCCGATCAGGCTGGTCGTGCCCTTCACGCCCGGAACCGGCATCGACATGATCGCCCGCCAGATCGGACCGGGTTTGACGTCGCGCCTGAACCGCCCCGTGTTCGTCGACAACAAGCCCGGCGCCTCCGGCAACATCGGCACACAGGAAGTGGCCCGCGCCACGCCTGATGGCAGCACGCTGCTGGTCAGCGTGAACACGCTGGTGATGAACGCCGCGCTTTATCCAGGCTTGCCCTTCAATCCGATGACCGACCTGGCACCGGTGAGCTTGACCAGTTGGGGCCAGCTCATTCTGGTGGCCAGTCTCAAGTCGAAGATCGATTCGCTGCAGGGCTTGATCGCACGCGCGAAGAAAGAACCCGGGGCGCTCAACTACGGCTCCCCCGGTGCCGGCACACCGCATCACCTGGCCATGGAACTGCTGAAGAACCGCGCCCATGTTTCTCTGACGCACATCAGCTATAGAGGCACCGCACCCGCCGTCACCGACATGCTCGGCGGCCAGATCGACGTGATGTTCCTGCCGATCCATGTCGCGCTGCAGCAGGTCAAGGCCGGCAAGCTGAAGGCACTGGCGATCAGTTCGGACAAGGCGAACCCCTTGTTGCCGGATGTGCCGCCTCTGAGCACGCTGAACGTCGGCAACCTGAACGTCGACATGTGGTACGGCGTGCTGGCCCCTGCGGGGACACCGAAGCCCGTCATCGATCGGCTCAACAAGGCGCTCGATGAAATCCTCAAGGACCCCGCCATCAAGACGGCTTTCGAGGTGCAGGGCATGACGCCTGCCCACGACACACCTGACGAATTCGGACGACTCATGGCAGCCGACGCGAAGCGTTGGGCCGAGCTGATCAAGGCACAAGGAATCACAGCGCAATGA
- the cydC gene encoding thiol reductant ABC exporter subunit CydC, with protein MRAPVDELRTVLRPFAATQPRALLLGALLACVTVLSGMALLGLSGWFITATALAGLSASTAFMFDVFMPSAGIRLLAVGRTAARYGERLVTHDATFAVLAALRVRLFRGWAEAGAARELMARPARLLFRLTSDIDALESLYLRLIVPALAALGAALLAGVVLGFLHVGLGLVFASWLALSGFGAAVVVARRAVRPAAQRGQAIETLRSGAIDLVAGQADLVMAGRIAAQCDAMAAADSRLARADLALNRLETASGAAYGVIGSLSLAGVLLAVGALAGEGAIGAPAAALGLLIALTAVEPFAALRRGALDAGRTWLAIRRLAPRMRDDEAVAPNVAPPVDPDLALQLRDVVASHGGAVAVLHGISLTLRRGERVAVIGASGAGKSTLLALAAGELTPMSGGLRAAASCLLTQRTELFQDTLRDNLRLADPTASDAALWRALQQAGLDTDVSALASGLDTRLSEGGLGLSGGQSRRLALARLLLRPTPLWLLDEPTESLDAAVAHDVLHRLAAEAGDRTVLIATHLQREAALADRLVCLAHGRVVAELARGTEPFDAALRALRPD; from the coding sequence ATGAGAGCGCCTGTCGACGAGCTGCGCACGGTGCTGCGCCCATTCGCAGCGACGCAGCCGCGTGCGCTGCTGCTCGGCGCTTTGCTCGCCTGCGTCACCGTGTTGTCGGGCATGGCGCTGCTCGGTCTGTCGGGCTGGTTCATCACCGCGACCGCGTTGGCCGGCTTGAGCGCGTCGACCGCGTTCATGTTCGACGTCTTCATGCCATCCGCCGGCATCCGGCTGCTCGCCGTGGGCCGCACGGCTGCGCGCTACGGCGAGCGGCTGGTGACGCACGACGCCACCTTCGCGGTGCTTGCGGCGCTGCGCGTGCGTCTCTTTCGCGGCTGGGCCGAGGCGGGCGCGGCGCGCGAGCTGATGGCGCGGCCCGCGCGCCTGCTGTTTCGACTCACCTCGGACATCGATGCACTGGAGTCGCTCTACCTGCGGTTGATCGTGCCGGCGCTTGCCGCGCTGGGCGCCGCATTGCTGGCGGGTGTCGTGCTCGGGTTCCTGCATGTCGGGCTCGGTCTGGTGTTCGCGTCGTGGCTTGCCCTCAGCGGTTTCGGCGCGGCCGTGGTCGTCGCGCGCCGCGCGGTGCGACCGGCCGCACAGCGCGGCCAGGCGATCGAAACACTGCGTTCGGGCGCGATCGATCTTGTCGCCGGCCAGGCCGATCTGGTGATGGCCGGGCGCATCGCTGCGCAGTGCGATGCAATGGCTGCAGCCGACAGCCGACTCGCCCGCGCCGACCTCGCATTGAACCGGCTCGAAACAGCATCCGGCGCTGCCTATGGTGTCATCGGCAGCCTGAGCCTGGCCGGCGTGTTGCTCGCCGTCGGCGCATTGGCAGGCGAGGGCGCGATCGGTGCCCCTGCCGCCGCGCTGGGACTGCTGATCGCGCTGACCGCCGTCGAGCCCTTCGCCGCCCTGCGCCGCGGCGCGCTCGACGCCGGTCGCACGTGGCTGGCGATTCGCCGCCTGGCACCGCGCATGCGCGACGACGAAGCGGTCGCGCCGAATGTGGCCCCACCCGTCGATCCCGACCTGGCATTGCAACTGCGCGATGTCGTTGCCAGTCACGGTGGCGCAGTGGCGGTGCTGCACGGCATTTCCCTGACGCTGCGCCGCGGCGAACGCGTCGCCGTGATCGGCGCCAGCGGCGCCGGCAAGTCGACGCTGCTCGCACTCGCAGCCGGCGAGCTCACCCCGATGTCCGGCGGGCTGCGCGCCGCGGCATCGTGCCTGCTCACCCAGCGCACCGAGCTGTTCCAGGACACGCTGCGCGACAACCTGCGGCTGGCCGATCCCACCGCGAGCGACGCCGCGCTCTGGCGTGCGTTGCAGCAAGCCGGGCTGGACACCGACGTCAGCGCGCTCGCAAGCGGGCTCGACACGCGGCTCAGCGAGGGCGGGCTCGGGTTGTCGGGCGGCCAGTCGCGCCGACTCGCGCTCGCGCGCTTGTTGCTGCGCCCGACCCCGCTCTGGCTGCTCGACGAGCCCACCGAATCGCTCGACGCCGCGGTCGCGCACGACGTGTTGCACCGGCTCGCCGCCGAGGCCGGCGATCGCACCGTGCTGATCGCCACCCATTTGCAGCGCGAGGCCGCGCTGGCCGACAGGCTCGTCTGTCTCGCTCACGGCCGCGTCGTCGCCGAGCTCGCGCGCGGCACCGAGCCGTTCGATGCGGCCCTGCGCGCCTTGCGCCCCGACTGA
- a CDS encoding FAD-dependent monooxygenase: MNGRTKVGDSEREADAQVVVVGGGPVGMGLAIELGQRGVRTIVVERYREPQPIPKGQNLTQRTMEHFHFWGAEKQLRAARTIPPEYGIGGLTAYGTLLGPHTYDWLQRDLVKPYYFTANERLPQYATEAVLRARVAELPEVQTLYGYAAQAVTQDADGVTIEVEDRESGQRRVLRADYLVGCDGSRSVVREQVGMTQTKTDHDRMMVLLVFRSHELHRLLARYPGKSYYNVLHPELKGYWKFFGRVDLGSTWFFHAPVPPGTTKDNFDFRAYLQDAVGALFDIEFEHIGFWDLRFMMADAYRKDRVFIAGDAAHSHPPYGGYGVNSGLEDARNLGWKLAATLQGWGGDALLDSYDAERRPVFASTMRDFIARSIEVDRAFLESHDPGRDPAGFESSWQARAKGAVGEVLAFEPHYEGSPLSMQGEVPESTPSAVGAHRFEARPGHHLAPALLDSGRNVFDELGAEFTLLDMGAAAEAVDAFRRAAAALSVPLRVVAEPAAGEAARYDAAVVLVRPDHFVAWSGDEMALSEADASEILQRATGTVALAGIR; the protein is encoded by the coding sequence ATGAACGGTCGAACGAAGGTTGGCGACAGCGAACGCGAGGCAGATGCGCAAGTCGTCGTCGTGGGCGGTGGCCCGGTCGGCATGGGCCTGGCCATCGAGTTGGGACAGCGCGGCGTGCGCACGATCGTGGTGGAGCGCTACCGCGAACCGCAGCCCATTCCCAAGGGGCAGAACCTCACGCAACGGACGATGGAGCACTTTCATTTCTGGGGCGCGGAAAAGCAGTTGCGCGCGGCGCGGACCATTCCGCCCGAGTACGGCATCGGCGGCCTGACGGCCTACGGCACGCTGCTCGGGCCGCACACCTACGACTGGCTGCAGCGCGACCTGGTGAAGCCGTATTACTTCACCGCCAACGAACGCCTGCCGCAATACGCCACCGAGGCCGTGCTGCGCGCGCGCGTGGCAGAACTGCCTGAAGTGCAAACGCTCTACGGCTATGCCGCGCAAGCCGTGACGCAAGACGCCGATGGCGTCACGATCGAGGTCGAGGATCGTGAAAGCGGCCAGCGCCGCGTACTGCGCGCGGACTATCTCGTCGGGTGCGACGGCAGCCGCTCGGTCGTGCGCGAGCAGGTGGGCATGACCCAGACCAAAACCGATCACGACCGCATGATGGTCCTGCTGGTGTTCCGCTCGCACGAGCTTCATCGCCTGCTGGCGCGCTATCCCGGCAAGTCGTACTACAACGTGCTGCATCCCGAGCTCAAGGGCTACTGGAAGTTCTTCGGGCGCGTCGACCTGGGCAGCACCTGGTTCTTCCACGCACCGGTGCCGCCGGGGACCACGAAGGACAACTTCGACTTTCGCGCCTATCTGCAGGATGCGGTGGGCGCGCTCTTCGACATCGAGTTCGAACACATCGGCTTCTGGGACCTTCGCTTCATGATGGCGGACGCGTACCGGAAAGATCGCGTCTTCATCGCGGGCGATGCGGCGCACAGCCATCCGCCCTACGGCGGCTACGGTGTCAACTCGGGGCTGGAAGACGCGCGAAACCTGGGCTGGAAGCTGGCCGCGACGCTGCAGGGTTGGGGCGGCGATGCACTGCTCGACTCCTACGATGCCGAGCGACGACCTGTGTTCGCGTCCACGATGCGCGACTTCATCGCCCGTTCGATTGAAGTTGATCGCGCTTTTCTCGAGAGCCATGATCCGGGGCGCGATCCGGCCGGCTTCGAAAGCTCGTGGCAGGCTCGTGCGAAGGGCGCGGTGGGCGAGGTGCTCGCCTTCGAACCCCACTACGAAGGCTCGCCGCTGTCGATGCAGGGCGAGGTGCCCGAGTCGACGCCCAGTGCGGTCGGTGCGCATCGCTTCGAAGCGCGACCGGGGCACCACCTGGCGCCCGCACTGCTCGATTCGGGACGCAACGTCTTCGATGAGTTGGGCGCTGAATTCACGCTGCTGGACATGGGTGCGGCTGCGGAAGCAGTCGATGCATTCAGGCGTGCGGCCGCTGCGTTGTCAGTGCCGCTGCGCGTGGTGGCCGAGCCGGCCGCCGGCGAGGCGGCTCGCTACGATGCTGCAGTCGTGCTCGTGCGGCCCGATCACTTCGTGGCCTGGTCGGGTGACGAGATGGCGCTCAGTGAAGCCGATGCATCGGAGATATTGCAGCGTGCGACGGGGACGGTTGCCTTGGCGGGCATCCGGTAG
- a CDS encoding LysR family transcriptional regulator: MDEGSFSAAARRLNRVQSAVSGWVSSLEGQIGVVLFDRSGRYPKLTPEGVLLLADARNVVSGVDTLKARARLMSAGLEAELSVVVDVFFPTALVSAAAKAFVSRFPLTPLRLFVEGLGAGYEPVLDGRCSLGILAPLAVEFPSLSSESIGQVVLVTVAAPDHPLASFRRTIPKAALARHVQLVLTDRSELSAGRDFGVKSASTWRLADLSTKHAFLRDGVGWGNMPMHMVQSDLANGALVSLDVEDMLPAGFSLTMAAFRRASEPPGPAARWLVDDLKARFANEATDASGPSPTRPKRAKPASPSGAPPPG; the protein is encoded by the coding sequence GTGGATGAAGGCAGCTTCTCGGCGGCGGCCCGGCGGCTGAACCGCGTTCAGTCCGCGGTGAGCGGGTGGGTCAGCAGCCTAGAGGGGCAAATCGGCGTCGTGCTGTTCGACAGGTCGGGCCGGTATCCGAAGCTGACGCCCGAGGGCGTTCTCTTGCTGGCGGACGCACGCAACGTCGTGTCGGGCGTCGACACGCTGAAGGCCCGCGCAAGGTTGATGTCTGCCGGGCTGGAAGCAGAGCTCTCCGTCGTGGTGGACGTGTTCTTCCCCACGGCGCTCGTCAGCGCGGCCGCGAAGGCGTTCGTGAGCCGCTTTCCGCTCACGCCGCTGAGGTTGTTCGTGGAGGGGCTGGGGGCGGGTTACGAGCCGGTGCTGGATGGACGCTGCAGCCTGGGAATCCTGGCGCCGCTGGCGGTCGAATTTCCGTCGCTGAGCAGCGAGAGCATCGGCCAAGTGGTCTTGGTCACCGTGGCCGCACCCGACCACCCGCTGGCCAGCTTCAGGCGAACAATTCCAAAGGCCGCATTGGCCCGGCACGTCCAACTCGTGCTCACCGACCGTTCGGAGCTGAGCGCGGGCCGGGACTTCGGCGTCAAGTCGGCTTCGACCTGGCGATTGGCCGACCTGTCCACCAAGCACGCGTTCCTCCGGGACGGCGTGGGCTGGGGCAACATGCCGATGCACATGGTGCAGAGCGACCTCGCGAACGGCGCGCTGGTTTCGCTCGATGTCGAGGACATGCTGCCTGCCGGCTTTTCACTGACGATGGCGGCGTTCCGTCGCGCCTCGGAGCCGCCCGGGCCCGCGGCCAGGTGGCTCGTCGACGACCTGAAGGCGCGCTTTGCGAACGAGGCGACGGACGCTTCGGGCCCTTCACCGACCCGCCCGAAGCGGGCCAAGCCTGCTAGTCCGTCAGGCGCTCCGCCGCCCGGATGA
- the cydX gene encoding cytochrome bd-I oxidase subunit CydX, producing the protein MWYFSWILGLPLAAAFAVLNAMWYELMDDDAVREDKLEKP; encoded by the coding sequence ATGTGGTACTTCTCCTGGATTCTTGGACTGCCGCTGGCAGCCGCTTTCGCCGTGCTCAACGCCATGTGGTACGAGCTGATGGACGACGACGCCGTGCGGGAAGACAAGCTGGAAAAGCCTTGA
- a CDS encoding LysR family transcriptional regulator has product MQSFARAAEQIHLSPSGMSMLVKELEEQVGARLFDRTTRTVTLTDAGKRMQPVAERILGEVHALGDAIEGSEAAIRQRLEIAATPMVSASLIPSVMHDFARSRPDVRIRLADVDVNQVRRRVLEGEADIGLGFFVKPAAGLVRRPLCNFRLMFLSPPGKGKARGGLQASRSWASIAGMPLVSLPADNPIQAVVEKQLAQFGQRQGERLRVNLIGTVLAMVRAGHGHAVVPSFVRDACLQLGLGVSMLSNPSTHIALYLVSQRGKRPTPAAQEFAAELIRAAERLTD; this is encoded by the coding sequence CTGCAAAGCTTTGCGCGAGCGGCCGAGCAAATTCATCTTTCTCCCTCCGGAATGAGCATGCTGGTGAAGGAGCTGGAGGAGCAAGTCGGCGCACGCCTGTTCGACCGCACGACGCGCACCGTGACACTGACCGATGCCGGCAAGCGGATGCAGCCGGTGGCCGAGCGCATCCTCGGCGAAGTGCACGCGCTCGGTGACGCGATCGAAGGTTCCGAAGCGGCCATTCGGCAGCGTCTGGAAATCGCCGCCACGCCGATGGTTTCCGCCAGCCTGATTCCGTCGGTGATGCATGACTTCGCCCGCTCGAGGCCCGACGTTCGCATCCGGCTGGCCGATGTCGACGTGAACCAGGTTCGCCGCAGGGTGCTCGAGGGCGAAGCGGACATCGGGTTGGGCTTCTTCGTCAAGCCGGCGGCGGGGTTGGTGCGGCGGCCGCTTTGCAACTTCCGCCTCATGTTCCTCAGCCCGCCCGGCAAGGGCAAAGCCCGCGGCGGACTTCAGGCAAGCCGAAGCTGGGCCAGCATTGCCGGGATGCCACTGGTCAGCCTGCCCGCCGACAACCCGATTCAGGCAGTGGTGGAAAAGCAGTTGGCGCAGTTCGGCCAGCGCCAGGGCGAGCGGCTGCGCGTCAACTTGATCGGGACCGTGCTGGCGATGGTGCGCGCAGGCCACGGGCACGCGGTGGTGCCGTCGTTCGTGCGCGACGCCTGCCTGCAACTCGGGCTCGGCGTCTCGATGCTGAGCAACCCGTCGACCCACATTGCGCTGTACCTCGTCTCCCAGCGCGGCAAGCGGCCGACGCCGGCCGCGCAGGAATTCGCTGCCGAACTCATCCGGGCGGCGGAGCGCCTGACGGACTAG